Proteins from one Oncorhynchus gorbuscha isolate QuinsamMale2020 ecotype Even-year linkage group LG18, OgorEven_v1.0, whole genome shotgun sequence genomic window:
- the LOC124002490 gene encoding somatostatin receptor type 5-like — MPEPNTFPPSPLFLLTPDPFFNVSYHNWSNPGGGGVGGFQLTIAGVLIPLIYVAVCVIGLVGNTLVIYIVLHYVRTESVTNIYILNLAIADELFMLGLPFLAVQNALLSWPFGSLMCRVVMTVDAINQFTAIFCLTVMSIDRYLAVVHPIRSSWWRRPHVAKAVNAAVWAVSFVVVLPVVVFADVLEDDGNCSIVWPEPAEVWKASFILYTCTVGFFGPLLVICLCYLLIVIKVRNAGKRARSTSSRRRKSERKITRMVVVVVAVFVLCWLPFYILNIVNLLILLPGEFRGLYYFVVVLSYANSCANPIIYGFLSDNFKRGFRKALCRSSRKVENHERAVATELQRPAELWREIVPEPRDGLGATKSYEGGEEEVEEEEENGIEMERREDATQMRENCRIAQNGNGGGQVESSRILFTPGGKVETVPLGQRAKAGEEAGKGPGLELGPTAAVSTLANGSKSESNRSRPETVEKSTKLEISYL; from the exons ATGCCGGAGCCCAACAccttccccccctcccctctcttcctcctcacccctgACCCTTTCTTCAATGTATCCTACCACAACTGGAGCAACCCTGGCGGTGGAGGCGTGGGGGGTTTCCAACTCACTATAGCAGGGGTCCTTATCCCCCTCATCTATGTAGCAGTCTGTGTGATCGGCCTGGTGGGCAACACATTGGTCATCTACATTGTTTTACACTATGTGAGGACGGAGTCGGTCACTAACATCTATATACTCAACCTGGCCATCGCTGATGAGCTATTCATGCTGG GCCTCCCCTTCCTGGCGGTCCAGAACGCTCTGCTCTCCTGGCCGTTTGGTTCTCTCATGTGCCGTGTGGTCATGACTGTGGACGCCATCAACCAGTTCACCGCCATCTTCTGTCTCACGGTCATGTCCATCGACCGCTACCTCGCTGTGGTCCATCCCATACGGTCGTCGTGGTGGAGGCGACCGCACGTGGCCAAGGCGGTGAACGCGGCGGTGTGGGCGGTGTCGTTTGTGGTGGTGCTGCCCGTGGTGGTGTTCGCGGACGTACTGGAGGATGATGGGAACTGTAGTATCGTGTGGCCTGAGCCAGCCGAGGTCTGGAAGGCATCATTCATCCTGTACACGTGCACGGTCGGGTTCTTCGGACCGCTACTCGTCATCTGTCTCTGCTACCTGCTCATTGTGATCAAG GTGCGCAACGCGGGGAAACGGGCCCGGTCCACCTCCTCCCGACGCAGGAAGTCCGAACGCAAGATCACTCGCATGGTGGTTGTCGTGGTAGCAGTGTTCGTGTTGTGCTGGCTCCCATTCTACATCCTCAACATTGTTAACCTGCTAATCCTGTTACCGGGCGAATTCCGGGGGCTGTACTACTTTGTGGTGGTCCTATCGTACGCTAATAGCTGCGCTAACCCAATCATTTACGGATTCCTGTCGGATAATTTTAAGAGAGGGTTCCGGAAGGCTCTTTGTCGTTCTTCGAGGAAGGTGGAGAACCACGAGAGGGCGGTAGCCACCGAGCTGCAGCGCCCTGCAGAGCTCTGGAGGGAAATTGTGCCCGAGCCGCGAGATGGCCTGGGGGCCACCAAGTCTTatgaaggaggggaggaagaagtggaggaggaagaggagaacgggatagagatggagagaagagaagacgcCACTCAGATGAGAGAGAACTGCAGGATTGCACAGAACGGGAACGGAGGAGGACAAGTTGAGAGCTCCAGGATCTTGTTCACTCCGGGGGGAAAGGTGGAGACGGTACCCCTGGGGCAGAGGGCTAAAGCTGGGGAGGAGGCTGGGAAAGGCCCAGGCTTAGAATTGGGGCCTACTGCCGCTGTCTCCACTCTTGCCAATGGATCAAAGAGTGAAAGTAACAGGTCACGTccagagacagtggagaagagCACCAAGCTAGAGATCAGCTACCTGTAA